A window of the Kiloniellales bacterium genome harbors these coding sequences:
- a CDS encoding pilus assembly protein TadG-related protein translates to MKCTGALVRTIRRLGENQAGGTTVFIAVSLTVLLGAAAISIDYARAVAARQLLASAADAAVLAAASRLPDQASARSTALSYVEKNIAPSQYGQVLRDEDVEFGIWDPACRRFRSLGSRSGKEYEGEEDDGGSGSSPSSCGNGPGSSLLGAAPDAVRVTTRFSPENGNGLNTLFAQVFGRDSMEIAARAVAGRGGPPCVLALDPLASSAMSLGGSASVTASGCGVQVNSTASSALSVKGGANLTASDICVAGRASAKSGATSPEPKEYCPAITDPLAGLETPDVGACDFVDLSLNGAMTTLDPGVYCGGLDIGKSSDITLSPGLYIIQDGPLSVATGSSISGSEVTVFLTGDDALLSFKSGSIINLTAPRSGAMEGVLLFQDPDFGGVHDWKGKSTTALQGVIYFPSGSLVSKNDNAIAPLGSCLVLIAQRLEFTASGGASIDITQSNCRKALPGPYSRGVVLLD, encoded by the coding sequence CCGTCGCCGCCCGCCAACTCCTCGCCTCCGCTGCCGACGCGGCGGTCCTGGCCGCCGCGTCGCGCCTGCCCGATCAGGCGAGCGCGCGCAGCACCGCCCTCAGCTACGTGGAAAAGAACATTGCCCCCTCTCAGTACGGCCAGGTCCTCCGGGACGAGGACGTCGAGTTCGGCATCTGGGATCCCGCCTGCCGCCGCTTCAGATCGCTCGGCTCCCGTTCCGGTAAAGAGTATGAGGGCGAAGAAGACGACGGCGGTAGCGGGTCCTCGCCCTCCTCGTGCGGCAACGGCCCGGGGAGTTCCCTGCTAGGGGCGGCGCCCGACGCCGTCAGGGTCACCACGCGGTTCTCGCCCGAGAACGGCAACGGGCTGAATACCCTCTTCGCCCAAGTCTTCGGCCGCGACAGCATGGAAATCGCCGCCCGCGCCGTCGCCGGGCGCGGCGGGCCGCCCTGCGTGCTTGCGCTCGATCCCCTGGCTTCCTCCGCCATGAGCCTGGGCGGCAGCGCCAGCGTCACCGCGTCCGGATGCGGCGTCCAGGTCAATTCAACGGCGTCGTCGGCACTTAGCGTGAAGGGCGGTGCAAACCTCACCGCGAGCGACATCTGCGTCGCCGGCAGGGCCAGTGCAAAAAGCGGCGCCACCAGTCCCGAGCCGAAGGAGTACTGCCCCGCCATCACCGATCCCCTGGCGGGCCTGGAGACGCCCGACGTCGGCGCCTGCGATTTTGTCGATCTCTCCCTGAATGGGGCCATGACCACCCTCGACCCCGGGGTCTACTGCGGCGGCCTCGACATCGGCAAAAGCTCGGACATCACATTGTCGCCCGGCCTCTACATCATTCAGGACGGCCCGCTCTCGGTGGCCACGGGGTCTTCGATTTCCGGCTCGGAAGTGACGGTCTTCCTGACCGGGGACGATGCGCTGCTGTCCTTCAAGAGCGGGTCCATCATCAACCTGACCGCCCCGAGGAGCGGCGCGATGGAAGGCGTCCTGTTGTTCCAGGATCCCGACTTCGGCGGCGTCCACGACTGGAAGGGCAAGTCGACCACGGCGTTGCAGGGCGTGATCTATTTTCCGTCCGGCAGTCTGGTCTCCAAGAACGACAACGCCATCGCGCCGCTGGGCTCCTGCCTCGTCCTCATCGCCCAAAGGCTGGAGTTCACCGCCAGCGGCGGCGCCTCGATCGACATAACGCAGTCGAATTGCCGCAAAGCGCTGCCCGGCCCCTACAGCCGCGGCGTCGTGTTGCTGGACTAG